Proteins from one Sphingopyxis terrae subsp. terrae NBRC 15098 genomic window:
- a CDS encoding agmatine deiminase family protein: MTLHMPAEWAPHAAVWIGFPHLDDEWAGQIDAARADVAAFANVVHDGGRGEEVRLVVNDERQAQIAAALVDNGVRILVQPLGDIWLRDTGPIIVGTGLKRRARNFRFNWWGEKFVMPGDQEVGAALATESGLPVDEQDWVLEGGGIDVDGTGLCVTTEECLLNINRNPSLTRADIAVRLHQSLGIDRLLWLGKGLVGDHTDGHVDNLARFVGEGRLALPVAAGSDDPNADIYEDARVRAAAFGGIEIVDLPSPGRVEMDGEIVAASYMNFYIGNTVVVVPTYGVANDAAAVEALAVLFPDRRAVGVPARGIIAGGGSFHCSSQQVPA; this comes from the coding sequence ATGACGCTCCATATGCCCGCCGAATGGGCGCCGCACGCCGCAGTGTGGATCGGCTTTCCGCACCTCGATGACGAGTGGGCGGGGCAAATCGATGCGGCGCGTGCCGATGTCGCTGCTTTTGCCAACGTTGTCCACGACGGCGGCCGCGGCGAGGAGGTGCGGCTAGTGGTCAATGACGAGCGGCAGGCGCAGATTGCTGCGGCTCTCGTCGACAACGGGGTGCGCATCCTGGTGCAGCCGCTCGGCGACATCTGGCTGCGCGACACGGGACCGATCATCGTGGGAACGGGCCTGAAAAGGCGCGCGCGCAACTTTCGTTTCAACTGGTGGGGCGAGAAATTCGTCATGCCGGGCGATCAGGAAGTCGGCGCCGCGCTGGCGACCGAAAGCGGCCTGCCCGTCGATGAGCAGGATTGGGTGCTCGAAGGCGGCGGGATCGACGTCGACGGCACCGGACTTTGCGTCACGACCGAGGAATGCCTGCTCAACATCAACCGCAACCCGTCTCTGACGCGCGCGGACATTGCCGTAAGGCTACACCAGTCGCTCGGTATCGACCGCCTGCTGTGGCTCGGCAAGGGGCTGGTCGGCGACCATACCGACGGCCATGTCGACAATCTCGCCCGCTTCGTGGGCGAGGGGCGGCTTGCCTTGCCCGTGGCGGCGGGCAGCGACGACCCCAACGCCGATATTTACGAGGATGCGCGCGTGCGCGCCGCGGCGTTCGGTGGCATCGAGATCGTCGACCTCCCCTCGCCCGGCCGGGTCGAGATGGACGGCGAGATCGTCGCGGCGAGCTATATGAACTTCTACATCGGCAACACGGTTGTTGTCGTCCCGACCTATGGCGTCGCCAACGATGCTGCTGCAGTCGAGGCACTCGCGGTGCTGTTCCCCGATCGCCGCGCCGTCGGCGTTCCAGCGCGCGGAATCATCGCCGGCGGCGGCAGCTTCCATTGCTCGAGCCAGCAGGTGCCGGCGTGA
- a CDS encoding M28 family metallopeptidase translates to MLRFPRTTAALAVLLGVAGCNADAPTTGATAADAVAVLPDVQFPDLSLQTLQDVTKELSSDAYEGRAPGTKGEEKTIAYLTSQFAAAGLKPGNNGQWTQEVPLVEITAKNATPLRFTGGKAPVTLQYAKDYVAFSYRVQPKTEIKDSDVVFVGYGINAPEKGWNDYAGLDVKGKTVVILVNDPDWQTPEAKGEFNGRAMTYYGRWSYKYEEAARQGAAAALIVHDTEPAAYGWNVVESSNTGTQYLAEKKDGGADQTAANGWIQFDKAKELFASAGQDFDALREAAGKKGFKAVPLTGVKASLSFDNQISKKLSHNIIGILPGKKRPDEYVLYTAHWDHLGRCTPVNGDDICNGAVDNATGTAALVTLAQAYQKAGAPDRSIVFLAVTAEESGLLGSEYYAANPVFPLAQTVGGVNMDALNPNGPAKDIVVVGRGKSQLDAYLEKIAKAAKVTIVDEPTPEKGFYYRSDHFSFAKRGVPFFNFGAGEDLVAGGKDAGKKAAEDYEKNRYHAPGDEYAAIKNWDGMLADLRLYYAAGRMLASTDSWPNWNEGDEFRAARDKSREGK, encoded by the coding sequence ATGCTTCGCTTCCCCCGAACCACCGCAGCTCTTGCGGTTCTGCTCGGCGTTGCCGGGTGCAACGCCGATGCGCCGACGACCGGCGCCACGGCGGCCGACGCGGTTGCCGTCTTGCCCGATGTCCAGTTCCCCGACTTGTCGCTCCAGACTTTGCAGGATGTGACCAAGGAATTGTCGTCGGATGCCTATGAAGGCCGCGCGCCCGGAACGAAGGGCGAGGAAAAAACGATCGCCTATCTGACGAGCCAGTTCGCGGCGGCGGGGCTGAAGCCCGGCAACAACGGCCAGTGGACGCAGGAAGTCCCGCTGGTCGAGATCACCGCAAAGAATGCGACGCCGCTGCGCTTCACCGGCGGCAAGGCGCCGGTCACGCTGCAATATGCGAAGGATTATGTCGCGTTCAGCTATCGTGTGCAGCCGAAAACCGAAATCAAGGACAGCGACGTCGTCTTCGTCGGCTATGGCATCAACGCGCCTGAAAAGGGCTGGAACGATTATGCCGGGCTCGATGTGAAGGGCAAGACGGTGGTCATCCTCGTCAACGACCCCGACTGGCAAACCCCGGAAGCCAAAGGCGAATTCAACGGCCGCGCGATGACCTATTACGGCCGCTGGAGCTACAAATATGAAGAAGCGGCGCGTCAGGGCGCCGCCGCCGCGCTGATCGTCCACGACACCGAACCCGCCGCTTATGGCTGGAACGTCGTGGAAAGCAGCAACACCGGCACCCAATATCTCGCCGAAAAGAAGGATGGCGGCGCCGATCAGACTGCCGCCAACGGCTGGATCCAGTTCGACAAGGCGAAGGAATTGTTCGCGAGCGCCGGGCAGGACTTCGACGCGCTGCGCGAAGCGGCGGGCAAGAAGGGTTTCAAGGCCGTTCCGCTCACCGGCGTCAAGGCGTCGCTCAGCTTCGACAATCAGATTTCCAAGAAGCTGTCGCATAACATCATCGGCATTCTGCCCGGCAAGAAGCGGCCCGACGAATATGTGCTCTACACCGCGCATTGGGACCATCTTGGCCGCTGCACCCCGGTGAACGGCGACGATATCTGCAACGGCGCCGTCGATAATGCGACCGGCACCGCCGCGCTGGTGACGCTGGCGCAGGCCTATCAGAAGGCGGGCGCGCCCGATCGCAGCATCGTTTTCCTGGCAGTGACGGCGGAGGAATCGGGTCTGCTCGGATCGGAATATTATGCCGCGAACCCGGTGTTCCCGCTCGCGCAGACGGTGGGCGGCGTGAATATGGACGCGCTCAACCCCAATGGGCCCGCGAAGGACATCGTCGTCGTCGGCCGCGGCAAGTCGCAGCTCGACGCCTATCTGGAAAAGATCGCCAAGGCGGCGAAGGTGACGATTGTCGATGAACCGACCCCCGAAAAGGGCTTCTACTATCGCTCGGATCACTTCAGCTTCGCCAAGCGCGGCGTGCCCTTCTTCAACTTCGGCGCCGGCGAAGATCTGGTCGCGGGCGGCAAGGACGCCGGCAAGAAGGCCGCCGAGGATTATGAGAAGAACCGCTACCACGCGCCCGGCGACGAATATGCGGCGATAAAGAATTGGGACGGCATGCTCGCCGATCTCCGCCTCTATTATGCCGCCGGCCGGATGCTCGCATCGACCGATAGCTGGCCCAACTGGAACGAAGGCGACGAGTTCCGCGCCGCGCGCGACAAATCGCGCGAAGGCAAATAA
- the rpsD gene encoding 30S ribosomal protein S4, which translates to MSKRQSAKYKLDRRMGENIWGRPKSPVNRREYGPGQHGQRRKGKMSDFGIQLRAKQKLKGYYGDITEKQFKKNYIEAARMKGDTGQNLIGLLERRLDALVYRAKFAPTIFSARQLVSHGHVYVNGVKCNIASRLVKPGDEVTLGKKAQEMALVAEAQSLPERDLPEYLALDGTKATFVRVPTLDEVPYPVKMEPNLVVEFYSR; encoded by the coding sequence ATGTCGAAGCGCCAGAGCGCCAAGTATAAACTCGACCGCCGGATGGGCGAAAACATCTGGGGTCGCCCGAAGAGCCCGGTCAACCGCCGCGAATATGGCCCCGGCCAGCACGGTCAGCGCCGCAAGGGCAAGATGTCGGACTTCGGCATCCAGCTCCGCGCCAAGCAGAAGCTCAAGGGCTATTACGGCGACATCACCGAAAAGCAGTTCAAGAAGAACTATATCGAAGCCGCGCGTATGAAGGGCGACACCGGCCAGAATCTGATCGGCCTGCTTGAACGCCGCCTCGACGCGCTCGTCTATCGCGCCAAGTTCGCGCCGACGATCTTCTCGGCGCGCCAGCTCGTCAGCCACGGTCACGTCTATGTGAACGGCGTGAAGTGCAACATCGCGAGCCGCCTCGTGAAGCCGGGCGACGAAGTCACCCTCGGCAAGAAGGCGCAGGAAATGGCGCTGGTCGCCGAAGCGCAGAGCTTGCCCGAGCGCGACCTGCCCGAATATCTGGCGCTCGACGGCACCAAGGCGACCTTCGTCCGCGTGCCGACGCTCGACGAAGTGCCCTATCCGGTGAAGATGGAACCCAATCTGGTCGTCGAATTCTATTCGCGCTGA
- a CDS encoding chorismate mutase gives MTSAKLPDQCETMADVRAGVDQVDRELVALLVRRFGYMDAAARIKTERSAVRDEPRKAQVLDNVAREAGSAGLDPQRIRAVWNELVEQSIAYEAVRWDRLRTD, from the coding sequence ATGACCTCTGCCAAACTTCCCGACCAATGCGAAACCATGGCCGACGTGCGCGCCGGCGTCGATCAGGTCGACCGCGAGCTTGTCGCGCTGCTGGTACGCCGGTTCGGCTATATGGACGCAGCGGCGCGGATCAAGACCGAGCGCAGCGCCGTTCGCGACGAGCCGCGCAAGGCACAGGTGCTCGACAATGTTGCGCGCGAGGCCGGAAGCGCGGGCCTCGACCCGCAGCGTATCCGCGCGGTGTGGAACGAACTGGTCGAACAGTCGATCGCCTATGAGGCCGTCCGCTGGGACCGCCTGCGCACCGACTGA
- a CDS encoding RNA methyltransferase, translating into MTDLAPPPVIVLVRPQLGENIGKAARAMLNFGLTELRLVAPRDGWPNPDAGPAASGADVVLAEAQVFNTLADAVADCQTIYATTVRKRGVSKPVFTPEEAASQVHASAGRSAYIFGPERSGLETDDVALAHSIVTVPINPQFGSLNLAQAVILLAYEWSKHVPSGGKGGIALASPPDVPLDPPAPHGELEELIQHFVRDLDKAGYFFPEERTEATLRTLRTALTKTGWSHNDIRMMHGIVTILGRTPRAR; encoded by the coding sequence GTGACGGATCTGGCCCCTCCCCCCGTCATTGTCCTCGTGCGCCCCCAACTTGGCGAGAATATCGGCAAGGCAGCGCGCGCGATGCTCAATTTCGGGTTGACCGAACTGCGCCTCGTCGCGCCGCGCGATGGCTGGCCGAACCCCGATGCGGGGCCCGCCGCATCGGGGGCCGACGTGGTGCTGGCCGAGGCGCAGGTATTCAATACGCTGGCCGATGCGGTCGCCGATTGCCAGACCATCTATGCGACCACCGTGCGCAAGCGCGGGGTTTCCAAGCCCGTGTTCACGCCCGAAGAGGCGGCAAGTCAGGTTCATGCCAGCGCCGGACGGTCGGCCTATATCTTCGGGCCCGAGCGCTCGGGACTGGAAACCGACGACGTCGCGTTGGCCCACAGCATCGTCACGGTGCCGATCAACCCCCAGTTCGGGTCGCTCAATCTCGCGCAGGCGGTGATCCTGCTCGCCTATGAATGGTCGAAGCATGTCCCGAGCGGGGGCAAGGGAGGCATCGCGCTCGCCAGCCCGCCGGACGTCCCGCTCGATCCCCCCGCCCCGCACGGCGAGCTAGAGGAGTTGATCCAGCATTTCGTCCGCGACCTCGACAAGGCCGGCTATTTCTTTCCCGAGGAACGGACCGAGGCAACGCTGCGGACGCTGCGCACCGCGCTGACGAAGACCGGCTGGTCGCACAACGACATCCGGATGATGCACGGGATCGTGACCATATTGGGCCGCACGCCCCGCGCGCGGTAA
- the nrdR gene encoding transcriptional regulator NrdR, whose product MRCPYCGHEDSQVKDSRPTEDGAAIRRRRQCEDCGARFTTFERIQLREVAVLKADGRREPFDREKLMRSVQIACRKRPIDGARIERLVSGIQRQLETSGDNEVQATQIGAMVMEALKGFDNVAYIRFASVYRDFTEARDFEEFASSITEAAKQG is encoded by the coding sequence ATGCGCTGCCCCTATTGCGGACATGAAGACAGCCAGGTGAAGGACAGCCGTCCGACCGAGGACGGCGCCGCCATCCGCCGCCGCCGCCAGTGCGAGGATTGCGGCGCGCGCTTCACCACCTTCGAGCGGATTCAGTTGCGCGAAGTTGCCGTCCTCAAGGCCGACGGCCGCCGCGAACCCTTCGACCGCGAAAAGCTGATGCGCAGCGTCCAGATCGCATGCCGCAAACGCCCGATCGACGGCGCGCGGATTGAACGGCTGGTGTCGGGCATCCAGCGCCAGCTCGAAACCTCGGGCGATAACGAGGTTCAGGCGACGCAGATCGGCGCGATGGTGATGGAAGCGCTCAAGGGCTTCGACAATGTCGCCTATATCCGCTTCGCCAGCGTCTATCGCGACTTCACCGAAGCCCGGGATTTCGAGGAATTCGCCTCGTCGATCACCGAGGCAGCGAAGCAGGGCTGA
- the glyA gene encoding serine hydroxymethyltransferase: protein MTTDTLDKPIKSAGYFTDGVAATDPAVAAAMKHELEREQYQIELIASENIVSKAVLEAQGSVFTNKYAEGYPGRRYYQGCAPSDEVEQLAIDRAKQLFDCNFANVQPHSGAQANGAVMLALTKPGATILGMSLDAGGHLTHGAAPAMSGKWFNAVQYGVRADDHLVDFDQVEALAKEHRPALIIAGGSAYPRTLDFARFRAIADDVGALLMVDMAHFAGLVAGGAHPSPMEHAHVVTTTTHKTLRGPRGGMILTNDEAIAKRINSAVFPGLQGGPLMHVIAAKAVAFGEALRPEFKDYAKATIANAQALANRLKARGADVVAGGTDTHLALIDLRPLGITGRDADEALERSAITCNKNGVPFDPLPPVKTSGIRVGSPAGTTRGFGIAEFEEIGDMVADVLEALRDKGEHGDADAEANVRGRVRTLCERFPIYQG, encoded by the coding sequence ATGACCACCGACACGCTCGACAAGCCCATCAAATCGGCCGGCTATTTCACTGACGGCGTCGCCGCCACCGACCCTGCAGTCGCCGCAGCGATGAAGCATGAGCTGGAACGCGAACAATATCAGATCGAACTGATCGCCTCGGAAAACATCGTCTCCAAGGCGGTGCTCGAGGCGCAGGGGTCGGTCTTCACCAACAAATATGCCGAAGGCTATCCGGGGCGCCGCTATTATCAGGGCTGCGCGCCGTCGGATGAAGTCGAACAGCTCGCGATTGATCGCGCGAAGCAGCTTTTCGACTGCAACTTCGCGAACGTCCAGCCACACTCGGGCGCGCAGGCGAACGGGGCGGTGATGCTGGCGCTGACCAAGCCCGGCGCGACGATCCTCGGCATGAGCCTCGATGCCGGCGGCCACCTCACGCACGGTGCGGCGCCTGCCATGTCGGGTAAATGGTTCAACGCCGTCCAATATGGTGTGCGCGCCGACGATCATCTGGTCGATTTCGACCAGGTCGAGGCACTGGCGAAGGAACATCGCCCCGCGCTCATCATTGCGGGCGGCTCGGCCTATCCACGTACGCTCGACTTCGCGCGCTTCCGCGCCATCGCCGACGATGTCGGCGCGCTGCTGATGGTCGATATGGCGCATTTCGCGGGCCTCGTCGCCGGCGGCGCCCACCCCTCGCCGATGGAGCATGCGCATGTCGTCACCACGACGACGCACAAGACGCTGCGCGGCCCGCGCGGCGGCATGATCCTGACCAATGACGAGGCGATTGCGAAGCGCATCAACTCGGCGGTGTTCCCCGGCCTCCAGGGCGGCCCGCTGATGCACGTCATCGCCGCCAAGGCGGTCGCCTTTGGCGAGGCGCTGCGCCCCGAGTTCAAGGACTATGCGAAAGCGACGATCGCCAACGCGCAGGCGCTCGCTAACCGGTTGAAAGCGCGCGGTGCTGATGTCGTCGCGGGCGGCACCGACACGCATCTGGCGCTCATTGACCTGCGTCCGCTCGGCATCACCGGCCGCGACGCCGACGAAGCGCTCGAACGCTCGGCGATCACCTGCAACAAGAATGGCGTGCCCTTCGATCCGCTGCCGCCGGTCAAGACCAGCGGCATCCGCGTCGGATCGCCCGCGGGCACGACGCGCGGCTTCGGCATCGCCGAGTTCGAGGAAATCGGCGACATGGTCGCCGACGTGCTCGAAGCGCTGCGCGACAAGGGCGAGCATGGCGATGCCGATGCCGAGGCGAATGTCCGCGGCCGCGTCCGCACGCTGTGCGAACGCTTCCCCATCTATCAGGGATAA
- the rpiB gene encoding ribose 5-phosphate isomerase B has product MRIAIASDHAATDLKALLADWLRGEGHEVADLGTHGPESVDYPDYGYRLAAAVANGSADKGIALCGSGIGISISVNRNPACRCALVSEPLSAKLAREHNDANVIAMGARLTGIDMAKACVTAFLTTDFAGDRHARRVDKLSHPPVLENSQ; this is encoded by the coding sequence GTGCGCATCGCCATTGCATCCGACCATGCCGCCACCGACCTGAAGGCGCTGCTCGCCGACTGGCTGCGCGGCGAAGGGCATGAGGTTGCCGACCTCGGCACCCATGGTCCCGAGAGCGTCGATTACCCCGATTATGGCTACCGCCTCGCCGCTGCGGTCGCCAATGGCAGCGCCGATAAAGGCATTGCGCTGTGCGGGTCGGGCATTGGCATCTCGATCTCGGTCAACCGCAATCCGGCGTGCCGCTGCGCCCTGGTGTCCGAGCCGCTGTCGGCGAAGCTTGCCCGCGAACATAATGACGCGAACGTCATCGCGATGGGTGCGCGGCTGACGGGCATCGACATGGCCAAGGCCTGCGTCACCGCCTTCCTGACCACCGACTTCGCCGGCGACCGCCACGCGCGCCGCGTCGACAAGCTTTCCCACCCGCCCGTCCTGGAGAACAGCCAATGA
- a CDS encoding alpha/beta hydrolase, with the protein MPDVIFPGPEGRIEGRFSPPPRPRAPVALILHPHPQGGGTMNDRITQAMYKSFVARGFAVLRFNFRGVGRSQGTFDNGIGELSDAAAALDWVQSIHPEAQTTWVAGFSFGAWIGMQLLMRRPEIRGFLSVAPPANMYDFSFLAPCPSSGIIVAGGQDEIVPPGAIQKLVDKLRTQKGITIHHDEIPRANHFFEHELDQLMKSLDNYLDMRLAPDSPIR; encoded by the coding sequence ATGCCCGACGTCATTTTCCCCGGCCCCGAGGGCCGCATCGAAGGTCGTTTCTCGCCCCCGCCGCGTCCGCGCGCACCGGTTGCGCTGATCCTTCACCCGCACCCGCAGGGTGGCGGCACGATGAACGACCGCATCACCCAGGCGATGTACAAGAGCTTTGTCGCGCGCGGCTTCGCCGTGCTGCGCTTCAACTTCCGCGGCGTCGGCCGCAGCCAGGGCACGTTCGACAATGGCATCGGCGAATTGTCCGATGCCGCGGCAGCGCTCGACTGGGTCCAGTCGATCCACCCCGAGGCGCAGACGACCTGGGTCGCCGGCTTCAGCTTCGGCGCCTGGATCGGCATGCAGCTTCTGATGCGGCGCCCTGAAATTCGCGGCTTCCTGTCGGTCGCGCCGCCGGCGAACATGTACGACTTCAGCTTCCTCGCGCCCTGCCCGTCGTCGGGTATCATCGTCGCGGGCGGCCAGGACGAAATCGTCCCGCCAGGCGCGATCCAGAAGCTCGTCGACAAGCTGCGCACCCAAAAGGGCATCACCATCCACCACGACGAGATTCCGCGCGCCAACCATTTCTTCGAGCATGAACTCGATCAGCTGATGAAGTCGCTCGACAATTATCTCGACATGCGGCTTGCGCCCGATTCACCGATCCGCTGA